A genomic window from Planctomycetota bacterium includes:
- a CDS encoding 6-phosphofructokinase, translating to MPNNAIIGQSGGPTSVINQSLVGVIQAAKQHGHIDTLYGARHGVRGILEGNLVDLSDVPDELAERIAATPSSALGSTRDKPDEEYCRNLFGKLKEKDIKYFFYIGGNDSA from the coding sequence ATGCCCAACAACGCGATCATCGGCCAGTCCGGCGGACCCACCAGCGTCATCAACCAGTCGCTCGTCGGCGTCATCCAGGCCGCCAAGCAGCACGGCCACATCGACACGCTCTACGGCGCACGCCACGGCGTCCGCGGCATCCTCGAAGGCAATCTCGTCGATCTGAGCGACGTTCCGGACGAGCTCGCCGAGCGGATCGCCGCCACGCCGAGCAGTGCGCTGGGCTCGACGCGGGACAAGCCCGACGAGGAGTACTGCCGGAATCTCTTTGGCAAGCTCAAGGAGAAGGACATCAAGTACTTCTTCTACATCGGCGGGAATGACTCGGC